A genomic region of Gossypium hirsutum isolate 1008001.06 chromosome D01, Gossypium_hirsutum_v2.1, whole genome shotgun sequence contains the following coding sequences:
- the LOC121214006 gene encoding 1-acyl-sn-glycerol-3-phosphate acyltransferase 2 produces the protein MAIAAATVIVPLGILFFISGLFVNLIQAVCFVLIRPLSKKTYRKINRVVAELLWLQLVWLVDWWAGVKINVFADNESFSLMGKEHALLLPNHRSDIDWLVGWVLAQRSGCLGSSIAVMKKSSKFLPVIGWSMWFSEYLFLERSWAKDENTIKAGLQRLRDYPQPFWLALFVEGTRFTQAKLVAAQEYATSQGLPIPRNVLIPRTKGFVSAVSHMRSFVPAIYDITVAIPKSSPSPTMLRLFKGQSSVVHVHIKRHLMKELPEMDEAVAQWCKDLFVEKDKLLDKHIAEDTFSDQPLQDIGRPAKPLLVVCSWACIVGYGALKFLQQSSLLSSWRGIALSAFILAIVTFLMQILILFTQSERSTPAKVAAGKPRMTGRVRQQ, from the exons ATGGCGATTGCAGCAGCAACTGTCATCGTTCCATTGGGCATTCTTTTCTTCATCTCTGGCCTCTTTGTCAATCTCATTCAG GCGGTATGCTTTGTTCTCATTCGGCCTCTGTCCAAGAAGACGTATAGAAAGATCAATCGTGTTGTGGCAGAGTTGTTGTGGCTTCAACTTGTATGGCTTGTTGATTGGTGGGCAGGAGTTAAG ATTAATGTTTTTGCAGATAATGAAAGCTTCAGTTTAATGG GTAAGGAACATGCCCTTCTCTTACCCAATCACAGAAGTGATATTGATTGGTTAGTTGGATGGGTTCTGGCTCAG CGATCAGGTTGTCTTGGCAGTTCAATAGCTGTGATGAAGAAATCATCAAAATTCCTCCCG GTCATAGGTTGGTCAATGTGGTTTTCTGAGTATCTGTTTTTGGAACGAAGCTGGGCCAAGGATGAAAACACGATAAAG GCAGGCCTTCAACGTTTAAGGGACTATCCACAGCCATTTTGGTTGGCGCTTTTTGTAGAAGGAACTCGCTTTACACAAGCAAAGCTTGTTGCAGCTCAAGAATATGCGACCTCACAAGGATTGCCTATACCTAGAAACGTTTTGATTCCTCGTACAAAG GGTTTTGTTTCAGCTGTAAGTCATATGCGATCATTTGTCCCAGCCATTTATGATATTACAGTGGCTATTCCCAAAAGCTCACCTTCACCTACAATGCTTAGACTTTTCAAGGGGCAATCTTCTGTG GTACACGTACATATCAAACGACACCTCATGAAGGAACTGCCTGAAATGGATGAGGCTGTTGCACAATGGTGTAAAGATCTGTTTGTGGAGAAG GACAAGTTGCTGGACAAACATATAGCTGAGGATACTTTCAGTGACCAACCATTGCAGGATATTGGGCGGCCAGCTAAGCCTCTTCTG GTTGTTTGCTCTTGGGCGTGTATCGTGGGTTACGGGGCTCTCAAGTTTCTCCAACAGTCTTCGCTTTTATCCTCATGGAGGGGCATTGCATTGTCAGCATTCATATTGGCCATCGTCACCTTCCTCATGCAAATATTGATTCTCTTCACTCAGTCCGAGCGTTCAACCCCTGCCAAGGTTGCAGCGGGAAAGCCTAGAATGACGGGGAGAGTTCGGCAACAATAG